A window of the Phaseolus vulgaris cultivar G19833 chromosome 5, P. vulgaris v2.0, whole genome shotgun sequence genome harbors these coding sequences:
- the LOC137835184 gene encoding phytosulfokine receptor 2-like yields the protein MVLLRCFSMTLLQWCFLASLVCLSLGLNNNQAPCDPHDLSALKKFAGKLTSGFILTAWSNDTVCCNWRGVVCDNVTGGGGTVTSRVTKLILPEMGLNGTISPSLAQLDQLSVLNLSLNRLKGELPVEFSQLKLLKFLDVSHNMLSGPVAGALSGLQSIEVLNISSNSLSGVLFPFEEFPHLIALNVSNNSFTGGFSSQICSATKELRTLDLSANNFVGGLEGLNNCTTSLQQLHLDSNSFTGPLPDSLYSMSALKELSVSANNFSGQLSKQLSKLSNLKILVLCGNRFTGELPNVFGNLLQLEELEAHGNSFSGPFPSTLALCSKLRVLNLRNNSLSGPINLNFTGLSNLQTLDLATNHFTGYLPTSLSHCRELKVLSLARNGLTGSIPENYANLSSLLFVSLSNNSIENLSRAVSVMQQCKNLTTLILTKNFHGEEIPKSATVGFESLMVLALGNCGLKGHIPSWLSNCRKLAVLDLSWNHLNGSVPSWIGQMDSLFYIDFSNNSLTGEIPKSLTELKGLMCANCNRANLAAFAFIPLFVKRNTSASGLQYNQASSFPPSIYLSNNILSGNIWPEIGQLKALHVLDLSRNNITGTIPSTISEMENLESLDLSYNDLSGEIPPSFNNLTFLSKFSVAYNRLEGSIPTGGQFLSFPSSSFEGNEGLCREIDSPCKIVNNTKPIISSGSSKKLGRSNVLGITISIGIGLALLLAIILLRTSRRDDDKPIDNYDEELNGRPHRLSEALVSSKLVLFQNSDCKDLTVADLLKSTNNFNQANIIGCGGFGLVYKAYLPNGTKAAIKRLSGDCGQMEREFQAEVEALSRAQHKNLVSLKGYCRHGNDRLLIYSYLENGSLDYWLHECVDESAALKWDARLKIAQGAARGLAYLHKGCEPFIVHRDVKSSNILLDDKFEAHLADFGLSRLLQPYDTHVTTDLVGTLGYIPPEYSQTLTATFRGDVYSFGVVLLELLTGRRPVEVIKGKNCRNLVFWVFQMKSENKEQDIFDPAIWHKDREKQLLEMLAIACKCLDQDPRQRPAIEVVVSWLDCVRFDGSQQ from the coding sequence ATGGTGCTGCTCAGATGTTTCTCAATGACACTTTTGCAATGGTGTTTTTTGGCTTCCTTAGTTTGCTTGTCACTAGGGCTTAATAATAATCAAGCCCCTTGTGACCCTCATGATCTATCAGCTCTGAAGAAGTTTGCAGGAAAACTTACCAGTGGTTTTATCCTCACAGCATGGTCCAATGACACTGTATGCTGCAACTGGCGTGGAGTTGTTTGTGATAATGTGACTGGAGGTGGTGGAACAGTTACTAGTAGAGTGACCAAGTTGATCCTGCCTGAAATGGGTCTCAATGGCACAATTTCACCCTCTTTAGCACAGCTAGATCAGCTCAGTGTGCTGAATCTTTCATTGAATCGCCTTAAAGGTGAATTGCCTGTGGAGTTCTCCCAGTTGAAGCTGTTGAAGTTCCTTGATGTGAGCCATAATATGCTGTCTGGACCTGTTGCTGGAGCCCTTTCTGGTCTGCAATCCATTGAAGTATTGAATATTTCTAGCAATTCACTTTCTGGAGTTCTTTTCCCTTTTGAGGAGTTCCCTCATCTCATTGCTCTAAACGTGAGCAACAATTCATTCACTGGCGGATTCAGTTCACAAATTTGCAGTGCTACCAAGGAACTTCGCACCCTTGATTTGTCAGCAAATAATTTTGTTGGTGGTCTTGAAGGCTTGAACAACTGCACCACATCTCTACAACAGCTGCATTTGGATTCCAATTCATTTACTGGCCCTCTTCCAGATTCCTTGTATTCAATGTCAGCCTTGAAGGAGCTCTCCGTCTCTGCCAACAATTTTTCTGGCCAGTTAAGCAAGCAACTAAGTAAGCTCTCTAACCTAAAAATTCTGGTGCTTTGTGGAAACAGGTTTACTGGGGAACTTCCAAATGTATTTGGGAATCTTTTGCAGCTAGAAGAATTAGAAGCACATGGCAATTCATTTTCTGGACCCTTTCCCTCCACCTTGGCTTTATGCTCTAAGCTTAGGGTGCTTAACCTTCGAAATAATTCCTTGTCAGGGCCTATTAATCTTAATTTCACTGGCTTGTCTAATCTTCAAACACTCGACCTTGCTACTAATCATTTCACTGGATACCTTCCAACTTCCCTGTCCCATTGTCGTGAATTGAAGGTTTTAAGTCTTGCTAGGAATGGCTTAACTGGCTCTATCCCCGAAAACTATGCAAACCTAAGTTCACTTTTGTTTGTATCCTTGTCAAACAACAGCATTGAGAACTTATCTCGGGCAGTGTCTGTTATGCAGCAGTGCAAAAATCTCACCACTCTTATCCTCACCAAGAATTTCCATGGTGAGGAAATTCCAAAAAGTGCCACGGTGGGATTTGAGAGCCTTATGGTTTTAGCACTTGGAAATTGTGGTCTTAAAGGTCACATTCCGTCTTGGTTATCCAATTGCAGGAAGTTGGCAGTTCTTGACTTGTCTTGGAACCATTTGAATGGTAGTGTTCCTTCTTGGATTGGTCAGATGGACAGTTTGTTCTATATCGATTTCTCGAATAATTCTCTTACAGGAGAAATACCAAAAAGTTTGACAGAGTTGAAGGGCCTCATGTGTGCAAACTGTAATAGAGCAAATCTTGCTGCTTTTGCATTCATTCCTCTCTTTGTTAAGAGAAACACAAGTGCAAGTGGACTGCAATATAACCAGGCCTCAAGTTTCCCTCCTTCAATTTACCTGAGCAATAACATATTGAGTGGAAATATATGGCCCGAAATTGGTCAACTGAAAGCTCTTCATGTCTTGGACTTAAGCAGGAACAACATAACTGGTACCATTCCTAGCACAATTTCAGAGATGGAGAACTTGGAATCCTTAGATTTGTCTTATAATGATCTTTCTGGAGAAATTCCTCCATCATTtaacaacctcactttcttgTCAAAGTTCAGTGTGGCATATAATCGGTTAGAGGGATCAATTCCAACTGGGGGCCAATTTTTAAGCTTCCCAAGTTCAAGCTTTGAGGGCAACGAAGGGCTTTGTAGGGAAATTGATTCTCCTTGCAAAATTGTCAACAATACAAAGCCCATAATTTCTTCTGGTTCTTCCAAAAAGCTTGGTAGAAGCAATGTCCTCGGCATAACAATCAGTATAGGGATAGGGCTTGCACTTCTTCTTGCAATTATACTGCTAAGAACGTCAAGGAGGGATGACGATAAGCCCATCGATAACTATGATGAGGAACTCAATGGCAGGCCACACAGGTTATCTGAGGCACTTGTTTCCTCAAAGTTGGTGCTTTTCCAGAATTCAGATTGCAAGGATCTTACAGTTGCAGATTTGTTAAAATCCACAAACAATTTCAACCAGGCAAATATTATTGGTTGTGGTGGGTTTGGTCTTGTCTACAAGGCATATCTTCCAAATGGCACGAAAGCAGCTATCAAGAGACTTTCAGGTGACTGTGGTCAGATGGAACGTGAATTCCAAGCTGAAGTAGAGGCCCTCTCAAGAGCTCAACACAAGAACCTTGTTTCTCTGAAAGGATATTGTCGGCATGGCAATGACAGATTGCTAATATACTCGTACTTGGAGAATGGAAGCTTGGATTATTGGCTGCATGAGTGTGTGGATGAAAGCGCAGCTCTAAAATGGGATGCAAGACTCAAGATTGCACAAGGTGCTGCACGTGGATTAGCTTACTTGCATAAGGGTTGTGAACCATTCATAGTGCATCGGGACGTTAAATCTAGCAACATTCTTTTGGATGACAAGTTTGAAGCTCATTTGGCTGATTTTGGTCTCTCACGACTACTTCAACCATATGACACTCATGTCACCACTGACTTGGTAGGAACTTTAGGATATATTCCTCCAGAATATAGTCAGACACTGACAGCAACCTTTAGGGGTGATGTTTATAGTTTTGGTGTTGTTCTTCTTGAGCTTCTTACTGGTAGAAGACCTGTGGAAGTCATCAAGGGGAAAAATTGCAGAAATCTGGTTTTTTGGGTGTTTCAGATGAAATCTGAGAATAAGGAGCAGGATATTTTTGATCCAGCAATTTGGCATAAGGATCGTGAGAAACAGCTACTAGAGATGCTTGCCATTGCTTGTAAATGTCTAGACCAAGATCCTAGGCAGAGACCCGCTATTGAAGTAGTTGTTTCATGGCTTGATTGTGTAAGATTTGATGGTTCTCAACAGTGA